The segment TAACAAATCATAAGCAACAAGCTGACACGGGAACTAAGATGATTCATATTGGCAAAAATACCCGCAGCACGATTATTTCTAAGGGTATTTCTGCGGGGAATTCCAAGAATAGTTATCGTGGTTTGGTAAAAATTGGCCCTAAAGCAACGGGGGCAAGAAACTATTCTCAATGTGACTCTATGTTGATTGGGGATAATGCAGAAGCTAATACATTTCCTTACATTCAAGTCGATAATAATACCTCAAAAGTTGAACATGAAGCCTCTACTTCTAAGATAGGGGAAGACCAACTTTTCTACTTTGCTCAACGAGGTATTTCTGAAGAAGATGCTGTCTCAATGTTAGTCAGTGGTTTCTGTAAGGATGTCTTGAGTGAGTTGCCGATGGAATTTGCATCTGAAGCTGATAAATTATTAAGCCTCAAGTTAGAGGGAACTGTCGGTTAAACAGTTATCCGTAGGGGCAAACGGCCGTTTGCCCCTACAAAAGTTATTTGTATCAATCAACAATCAACAAAAACCATGAGTAACGTTATCTTATCCGTTAAAAATTTGACTGCCAATGTGGAAGGAACGCCTATTTTGAAAGGGGTTAACCTGGAAATTAAAGCAGGTGAAGTCCATGCTATTATGGGCAGAAATGGCTCAGGAAAAAGCACTTTATCTAAAGTTTTAGCAGGACATCCTGACTATGAAGTAACGGGCGGTGAAGTGATTTATAAAGGAGAAAATATCTTAGATAAAGAACCCCACGAAAGAGCATTAGAGGGTATATTTCTAGCCTTTCAATATCCTTTAGAAATTCCTGGAGTGAGTAATTTAGATTTCCTCAGAGTTGCCTATAATGCGCGTCAGAAACATTTAGGATTAGAAGAAATTGACACCTTTGATTTTGAAGATTTAGTCGAACAAAAATTAGAAATTGTTAAAATGAATCCTAGCTTCTTAGAAAGAAGTTTAAATGAGGGTTTCTCTGGAGGTGAAAAAAAGCGCAATGAAATCCTACAAATGGCATTATTAGAACCTAGTTTAGCGATTTTAGATGAGATTGATTCGGGGTTAGATATTGATGCCTTAAGGATTGTTTCAAACGGCGTTAATCAGTTAGCAACTCCTGATAATGCTTTGTTAGTTATTACCCATTATCAACGCTTACTTGATTACATTGAACCTCATTATGTTCATGTGATGCACGCGGGACAAATTGTTAAAACAGGGGATAAACAATTAGCCCTAGAATTAGAAGAAACGGGTTATGATTTTATTGAGGAGAAATTACTCGCCAAAGCTTAAATGATTGATAGGGTAAGTAACTATTAATATTTACATAGAACTTACCAAAAACCAAAGTATAGGCGTAAATTTAGGGGCTTAATATTATTAAGCCCCTATAGTTTGTCAGTTTCATGACAACCAAAAGGATAAGGAGCATCATAAGTTTTCTCTCGTTTACCAAACCAATTATAACGATTATCTCGTACCTGTTCGTAGGTTTTATCCCCCAACCATTTCATTCCTGGTAAACTGCGATAAGCTAGAATAAAGGCTTGTCCTAATGGCAATAAATTAACAATTTCCTCTGCCGCGTTGCTTCCTTGCCAACGGTTATTAGGGTTATTTCCATCAATTAAAATCATCCCCATTTCACAATCTTGGGCAGTAATCTTAAATTGTTTTAAAGTTTCTTGATCTTGCATCGGAATATAATCAAATAAATTCCCTTGATCAAACTTAGCTAAAACCTGGGTAAACGTTGCACAAAGATTACAATTGCCGTCATAAATAATGTGATAAACCATGTTTGAAAATCCGATTATATTGTAGAGGCTTAATATTATTAAGCCCTTAGAAAATTCTCCTCAACCCGTCACATTAATACTCCCTCCCTCGCCATTGTTTTGGTTTTTGAAAGGCAGATAAAAAGATTCTGAAAACCGCCAATGGATCAGCAAAAGGAGATAACCAAAATAATAAGGATTTAGGAAAAGAAGATTGATTTTGATAATAAGAAGGGGTAACAGCAGCCAATAAAGCCCAACGAATCATTAATAAGCCAAGATTAAGAGCGATCGCTAATTGTAAACTCAGGAAATGATAGCCAACGAACCAACAAATTACTAAGAAAATTAACAATAATAAAGGTAATCCTTGGGTCAATAATAATAAGGCCAAATCTCCCCCAAGTTGAGAACGAGAAGAAGCATCTTTTAGATCCAGCGATCGCCCCCATTCTTGCCAAGTTTCTGTTATCCCTTCATACATCCTCACCCGAATGAGGTTCGCACCATCCAAAAAACCCACCTTAAAGCCCCGTTTAGCGGCTTCACGGGCTAAAGTAACATCATCACAAAAAGAACCTGCAGCACAAGCATAACCGTCCAATTGTTGCAAAACAGCACGACGGGACAAAAAACATTGACCATTGGCCATGACTCTTTCCGGTGTTTGTTTCCGTACCCCTGCCGAATCAAACCGATACAATAAAGTCATCAATAAAGCAGGTTGTAACCACCATTCCCCGGCATCTTTGAGGATAAACTGAGGGGAAAGAGAGACAATATCATAGCCCTCCTCTTCCGCAGCGCGAAGCAAACTCGCTACTAACCCCCGTTGGGGTTGGGTATCAGCATCAATGCCTAATACCCATTCACTGCGAGGAGAACTATGTAAAAATCCTGTATGTAAGGCCCAAGGACGACCAACCCATCCCAAGGGTAAAGGATCATCCGTCATCAAGCGAAAACGAGGATCACGCAAGGCCGCTGTTTTTACCAGTTCTTGGGTTCCATCTTGAGAATGACTATCAACGATGAGAATTTCCCTGACTTCGTAACTCTGTTGACTCAACCCCTGCAAACAAGGACTGATCCTTTCTGCTTCATTAAGCGTCGGAACCACCACCGTTACCTTACCCAACAGATCAGGATCAGGAACTTGGGGTTTTAGGGGAGGGCGACGAATTGCCCCTTTAAGGAGACGAGACAGTAAAATTAGGGTTGCCGTTCCTTGAAATAGCAACAGAGACAGGGAAATAACCCCTAAAACAGTATCATTCAACAAGACAGAAAACTCCCTCACTTAGATAACAGGCCAACCGGATTTATAGACACATTTACCACATTTTCAGAGTTTATAGCTTTGGTTTGGCTATTGGCTAGACGATATAACAGGAGTATGGGGAACAGTCCCACAATTAACCCTAACAAGACCGGAATATAAATTCCGGCGGCCAAACTCATGATAGTCGCAAAGGCAAAATTACTCACATAAATGGCCAAGGGTAAGCCTAATTGATGTTGGGGAAAGGTTAAAGGTTTTAACTGCCAAATTAAGGTAGCAACCGTCATAAAGGTTGCCCCAGTCCCAAACCATCCCGCAAAATTTTGATAGGGCATCCCGAAAAAGGCCCCTGGTTGTTCCCAAACCCAAAAAGGCATGGTGGTTTGACTCATGGCGGGATCTAAAACAAAATCCCAAGCCGTTAAGAAAATGGAACCTAAAACAATCGCAGCGAGAGTTTTTAACCAATTTGAGGTTAATTTGTTATTTAAGCCCGCACGGGCGATTAAATAGGCACTAAAGCCTAAATAAAACCAAGACAAAGGAATGGTAAAAGGTACTAATCCCGCAATTTTATAACCGAGTCCTGTTAAATAGCGATAGTGACCAAAGGGAAACCCGGTACTGGTTCCCAATAATTCGCTGCTTAGGGAAATGGCCAAGGCAGGTAACATAAATCCTAACCAGTGCCAAACCCCTAGGGTACGATAAGCATAAACCGTTACTGCTGCCATTCCTAACAACATATACATGACACCGCCCCCGGCCATTGACCAAGCGAAGGCGGTTTTACCAATGGGAGGCAAACTAGCAATAAAATCAGGATTGGGTAACACCAATAATAATCCCGCCAAACCAAAGGCCATGGATAGGATATGACCAATTACAAGGGTGCGTTCCACACGAATTAGGGTACTCATTAGTCTCTAACGATTGAAGTGGGCCAATCTCTAGTTTACAAAGCTTTATAAATAAATGTTACAAAAAAGACTAAGACTTGAGGGAGTTAGTTATTGCATTCGAGATCCCTGAGACAAGAAATCTACAAACATGGTTAAAATATACAACAGGCGACCCATTCTCCGGTGCGATTAATGACAGCATCTTTTGATAATCATCCTAAGCCCCTGATTCGACCCGTGCAATATCGGGATCTCGATTGGTTAGAAGCTCTCACCACAGAGTCCACCGATGGCCAACAGCACTCGGTTTCTGTGGCATTTCAAGAACAATTACAACAGGCTAGACGCTGGTTTGGACTGTTGAAGTTTCTCAGTTGGTTTCCGAATCTCTTTCAAGATCATTTTCGGGTTTATGTGGCCGAATTACCAACCCTTTCCCCAGAAAAGAATTTAAGGGGGTTTATCCAGATTGCTCCGTTTAATACGGGCCGTAGCACTTGGCGCGTCGAAAGGGTTATGGTAGCTGATGGAGAAGGACAACCAGAATTATTGACCCATCCGAAAGGCATCGGTTCCCAATTATTGCGTCACTGTTTGGAAACGATTTGGGAAGCAAGAACCTGGGTTTTAGAAGTTAATATTAATGACAAGAATACCTTAGCCTTATACCGTCAAGGTGGGTTTCAACCTCTAGCCCAATTAACTTATTGGTTTTTAGAACCAGAATTATTACAAAAACTGGCTCAGCATAATTTAGATTTACCTAATTTATTACCTGTTAGTAATGCGGATGCTCATCTATTGTATCAGTTAGATTGTGTGTCTATGCCCCCATTATTGCGTCAAGTTTTTGATCGCAATCCCCAAGATTTTAGAACTCGTTTTTTAATGGGGTTGTGTGCAAAATGGCAACAGTGGTTTTATCAAAAAGAAGTGGCTCAAGGCTATGTTTTTGAACCCCAACGTAAAGCGGCGATTGGCTATTTTAAGTTAACTTTATCGAAAGATGGTTCTCAAGCCCATCAAGCTCAATTAACTGTTCATCCAGCTTATACTTGGCTTTATCCTCAGTTACTGGCTCAGATGGCCAGAATTGTGGAAAAATTTCCCAATCCAAGCTTAGAATTAGTGTCAGCCGATTATCAACATGAACGGGAAGAATATCTCGAAAAATTAGGTGCAAAACCCATAGAACATAATTTGTTAATGTCTCGTTCCGTTTGGCATAAATTAAAAGAAGCAAAACCCGAAGGACTCCATCTATCAGAGATGTTACAGGGTTTACAAGCAGTTCCTCGTACACCCATTCCCAGTCGTTTTTCTTGGCAAAAAACACCCTTAAAACTCTCAGAACAAACAACTAAACCTATTCAGAATAAAGAGAACAATTCAACCCTAGAATCTTCAGAAATTACTGAGAAAGATTAGGGAAATATTGGTAAGTAATGGTTAAAAATCGTCCTAAGAACTTGGTTGACTTTTAAACGAAGACTATTGAGAAAAGAATTCAAAGATTTTTTGAAGGCTTTTGTTATGTTCAAGAAGTTTTTGGGAACAATAACAGTGAATTGATTTAGATTATTTAGAATATGAAAGCATCAGAAACCAGTATTCGTAATTTACTAGAAGGCACAAAGCAGTTTCAAGTTCCTCTTTTTCAAAGACCTTACTCTTGGAATAAAGACTACTGGGACGCTCTTTGGAATGATTTGATGAGTATTTATGAAGGAGAAATTGAAGGATTCTACTTTTTAGGCCCAATCGTAACACAAGCAGTCTCTGGCACGGCTGATGGAATTTCACCTTTTTTAATTATTGATGGACAACAGCGTTTAACAACTTTAAGTATTCTATTAGCAACTTTACGAGATAAATTACGCCAAGATAATAATAGTCTTGCAGAAGAACTGCATGAATCTTATTTAATTAATAAATTCAAAACGAATGAAGATTTTTTTAAAATTCTCCTAACTCAAACAGATCGAGAATCCTATCGATATATTATTAATAACAAGCAACAAGACAATAAAAGCAATGGAAAAATAAATGATGCTTACCAACATTTTACAAAAAAACTTGAAAGACAAAGCCGCAGTTTTTGTGAAAAATTAAAAAGTATAATTCTTGAAAAACTCATCATTGTTAATATTACATCTGATGAGAATGATAACCCTTATTTAATCTTTGAAAGTTTGAATAATAAAGGACAGGAACTAACTCAAGCTGATTTGGTTCGCAACTATATCTTTATGAAGCTTCCTATTGATAATCGAGAAGAACAATATAATAAACTATGGCTGCCTCTTGAAAATACATTTAAAACACAAGTTGGTGATAAATATTCTGAAGAATTAACCAATGCTTTTTGGTTCTACTTACGCAAAGATGGTAAATCTGTTCAGCAAAAAAATGTTTACCAATCTCTAAAAAAAAGATTTGATGATCCTCAAAATAATTTAACAAAAGAACTTCAATTAATAGTTAGGTTTTCTAAATATTATCAGCGTTTTAACTTTCCTGAACAAGAAGAATCAAATAGTAAATTTAGAAAATATTTTAATAATCTATTAAGACTTGATTTTAAAACATCACATATTTTTTTGCTAAATATATATAATGATTATGAAAATGAAAAAATTTCAGAGCAAGATTTTGAAAAAATATTGATTTATTTAGAGTCTTATTTTGTGCGTCGTCTATTTTCGGGCGTATCAACACAAATTTTAGGAGGAATTATTAATAATCTCTATCTTGAAATCCAGAAAACAAAATTTAGTAGTATTGTCGATGGATTATATAAAACGCTTAACAATTTTGATAATAAGAAAAGATGGCCAACTGATGAAGAATTCAAAAAAAACCTGTTAACTCAAACTATTTATAAAGGTGCTAAAAATGATCGAACCAAGTTTCTTCTAGAAAGATTGGAACAAGATCAAGGTCAAGAAACTGTCGATTTGTCAACTTTGACGATTGAACATATTATGCCTCAAACCCTTAATGACGAATGGAAACAACAATTAGGAGCCAACTATTCATCAAATCATAGCAAATGTATTCATACCTTGGGCAATCTAACCTTAACTGCGGATAATGCTAGATTGTATAATAATTCATATTCTAGAAAATTGGAACTTTTGAAGAGAAGTAATCTTTATCTCAATCATTATTTTAGAGAGATTGAGCATTGGAATTTTGAAACAATTGAAGATAGAGCAAATAAGTTAGCTGATATTGCTATTAAAGTTTGGCCCCGTCAACAATGTTAATATGTCAACAAAATACAGTAATCTATGAACAGGATTATTTTTAAA is part of the Crocosphaera sp. UHCC 0190 genome and harbors:
- the sufC gene encoding Fe-S cluster assembly ATPase SufC encodes the protein MSNVILSVKNLTANVEGTPILKGVNLEIKAGEVHAIMGRNGSGKSTLSKVLAGHPDYEVTGGEVIYKGENILDKEPHERALEGIFLAFQYPLEIPGVSNLDFLRVAYNARQKHLGLEEIDTFDFEDLVEQKLEIVKMNPSFLERSLNEGFSGGEKKRNEILQMALLEPSLAILDEIDSGLDIDALRIVSNGVNQLATPDNALLVITHYQRLLDYIEPHYVHVMHAGQIVKTGDKQLALELEETGYDFIEEKLLAKA
- a CDS encoding thiol-disulfide oxidoreductase DCC family protein, yielding MVYHIIYDGNCNLCATFTQVLAKFDQGNLFDYIPMQDQETLKQFKITAQDCEMGMILIDGNNPNNRWQGSNAAEEIVNLLPLGQAFILAYRSLPGMKWLGDKTYEQVRDNRYNWFGKREKTYDAPYPFGCHETDKL
- the cruG gene encoding 2'-O-glycosyltransferase CruG, with product MLNDTVLGVISLSLLLFQGTATLILLSRLLKGAIRRPPLKPQVPDPDLLGKVTVVVPTLNEAERISPCLQGLSQQSYEVREILIVDSHSQDGTQELVKTAALRDPRFRLMTDDPLPLGWVGRPWALHTGFLHSSPRSEWVLGIDADTQPQRGLVASLLRAAEEEGYDIVSLSPQFILKDAGEWWLQPALLMTLLYRFDSAGVRKQTPERVMANGQCFLSRRAVLQQLDGYACAAGSFCDDVTLAREAAKRGFKVGFLDGANLIRVRMYEGITETWQEWGRSLDLKDASSRSQLGGDLALLLLTQGLPLLLLIFLVICWFVGYHFLSLQLAIALNLGLLMIRWALLAAVTPSYYQNQSSFPKSLLFWLSPFADPLAVFRIFLSAFQKPKQWRGREY
- the cruF gene encoding gamma-carotene 1'-hydroxylase CruF; this encodes MSTLIRVERTLVIGHILSMAFGLAGLLLVLPNPDFIASLPPIGKTAFAWSMAGGGVMYMLLGMAAVTVYAYRTLGVWHWLGFMLPALAISLSSELLGTSTGFPFGHYRYLTGLGYKIAGLVPFTIPLSWFYLGFSAYLIARAGLNNKLTSNWLKTLAAIVLGSIFLTAWDFVLDPAMSQTTMPFWVWEQPGAFFGMPYQNFAGWFGTGATFMTVATLIWQLKPLTFPQHQLGLPLAIYVSNFAFATIMSLAAGIYIPVLLGLIVGLFPILLLYRLANSQTKAINSENVVNVSINPVGLLSK
- a CDS encoding GNAT family N-acetyltransferase gives rise to the protein MTASFDNHPKPLIRPVQYRDLDWLEALTTESTDGQQHSVSVAFQEQLQQARRWFGLLKFLSWFPNLFQDHFRVYVAELPTLSPEKNLRGFIQIAPFNTGRSTWRVERVMVADGEGQPELLTHPKGIGSQLLRHCLETIWEARTWVLEVNINDKNTLALYRQGGFQPLAQLTYWFLEPELLQKLAQHNLDLPNLLPVSNADAHLLYQLDCVSMPPLLRQVFDRNPQDFRTRFLMGLCAKWQQWFYQKEVAQGYVFEPQRKAAIGYFKLTLSKDGSQAHQAQLTVHPAYTWLYPQLLAQMARIVEKFPNPSLELVSADYQHEREEYLEKLGAKPIEHNLLMSRSVWHKLKEAKPEGLHLSEMLQGLQAVPRTPIPSRFSWQKTPLKLSEQTTKPIQNKENNSTLESSEITEKD
- a CDS encoding DUF262 domain-containing protein gives rise to the protein MKASETSIRNLLEGTKQFQVPLFQRPYSWNKDYWDALWNDLMSIYEGEIEGFYFLGPIVTQAVSGTADGISPFLIIDGQQRLTTLSILLATLRDKLRQDNNSLAEELHESYLINKFKTNEDFFKILLTQTDRESYRYIINNKQQDNKSNGKINDAYQHFTKKLERQSRSFCEKLKSIILEKLIIVNITSDENDNPYLIFESLNNKGQELTQADLVRNYIFMKLPIDNREEQYNKLWLPLENTFKTQVGDKYSEELTNAFWFYLRKDGKSVQQKNVYQSLKKRFDDPQNNLTKELQLIVRFSKYYQRFNFPEQEESNSKFRKYFNNLLRLDFKTSHIFLLNIYNDYENEKISEQDFEKILIYLESYFVRRLFSGVSTQILGGIINNLYLEIQKTKFSSIVDGLYKTLNNFDNKKRWPTDEEFKKNLLTQTIYKGAKNDRTKFLLERLEQDQGQETVDLSTLTIEHIMPQTLNDEWKQQLGANYSSNHSKCIHTLGNLTLTADNARLYNNSYSRKLELLKRSNLYLNHYFREIEHWNFETIEDRANKLADIAIKVWPRQQC